The segment CCGTCAGATTCTTGGAGCCTTTATCTGCACTCGTCTGTACCGTCTCTATATTCAGTTCATTCTTTGCGGACTCCTGCTCCCTATCCATCCATTTCATTCCGAGCAGTCCGGCAATTACGATGATTACTAACCATTTCTTCATGTTCTCGTCCTCCTTGTTTCAATGACTTAAGCATAGAGGAGTGTGTTTAAATAGAAGTGGGGGAAAGATAAAGTTTTTCTTAAAACGCGCGGTTGAGATGCCAAATGAAAAACCGTCCTTCAAAAGGACGGCAACACTGCGGCTATAGAAGGAGCAGACTATTGGATCACACCCGGCAGACGGACCTCGAAGAGCGTGCGGATCGTGTCACTCTGTACGGAGATCGTCCCCTGATGCTGCTCGACGATATTTTTGGCAATGAACAATCCCAGCCCGGTACTGCCTTCCTGATGGGTCCGTGCCCGGTCACCTGTATAGAACATATCGAACAGAAAAGGCAGGTCCTCCGCCGGAATCCTATCTCCGTAATTCATGACCTGGACAACGATCGTCTCACCCTCCGGGTAGCAGCGGACATCGACATAACGGCCGTCTTTGCCGTAACGCACCGCATTGGTCAGCAGGTTCTCGAACACCCGGGCCAGCAGTTCCCCGTCCCCGGTAATTTTGAGCTGCGGAGTGATCTCCATGCGGGCTGTCAATCCGTTATTCTCCAGCAGAGGATACAATTCCTCGTTCAGCTGGACCAGCAGCTCGCTCAGATCCAGGGGGCGCTGCTCCACGGTAAGCATGCCGTAGTTCATCCGGGTAATCTCGAACAGCTCATCGATCAGCTTTTCCAGCCGCTGTGATTTGGTGTAGGCAATCGTGGTGTAATGTTTCACTTGCTCGGCGGTTAACTCCCCGTCCTTCAGTACCAGATCCAGGTAGCCGAGTACAGAGGTCAGCGGAGTCCGCAGGTCATGAGCCAGATTCAGTACCAGCTTGTCCTTGCTATTCTCCGCAAAGTCCCCGCGCTCCACCGCTTCCTCCAGCTTATCCTTGGCCTGATTCAGATCAGCGGCAATATCCTCGAATTCATCGTTAGAATGGATTTGAATCCGGCTTTTGAAATCCCCGTTAGCCAGCAGGCGGATATGGTGCGAGATTTCTTTGAAATAGCGGGCATACGGCTTGGTGAACAGGAAGAAGAACAGCAGCGCCAGCGGGATGAAGAAGATCAGGAAGAAATTCAGGTCGCCGAAATCGGCAATCAGGTAACGAAAGCGGGTCAGCTTGTCTTCATACTTCACCTGAGAGGTATAATACATTTGCAGGCTTTTGTAGAGTACAAAGGTAATAGCACCGGAGCAAATCATGCTGAGTACCAGCAGCGATATCATTTTGAAGCGGAAGCTGCGGACAAGTTTAGCCATTGAACGTGTACCCTACTCCCCAGATCGTTTTGATCCATGTATTTTTATTCTGGTCATCACCCAGCTTTTTGCGCAGGGTGCGGATATGGACCATCACGGTGTTCCCGCCTTCATAATAAGCCTCACCCCAGATCTGCTGAAAAAGATGCTCGGCGCTGAATACTTTCTTAGGATAGCTGGCAAGCAAATACAGGATATCGAATTCCTTCGGCGTCAGTTCCACGGGATGTCCGTATAAGGTCACGGAACGGCGGTCCGGATCGACGATCAGCCCCCCGGCTTCCACCACGGCCTTCTGCTCGGTAACCGGCTGGTTCAGCTTCATAGAACGTCTAAGCTGCGCGTTCACTCTTGCGACCAGCTCCATGGGATTGAAGGGCTTGGTCATATAATCGTCGGCGCCGATGACAAGACCGGTGATTTTATCCAGATCCGAAGTCTTTGCGCTCACAAAAATAATCGGCAGCCCGTGCTGCTCCCGGATCTGCCGGGTCACCTCATACCCGTCCAGCCCGGGCATCATAATATCCAGAATCGCCAGGTCGATATGCCTGGACTGGATGACCTGCACCGCTGCCGGGCCGTTTGTAACCTTTATGGGGTGGTAGCCTTCTTTGTCCAAATGCAGTCCGATCAGATCGGCAATCTCGGGATCATCGTCGGCGATTAGAATCGTAATCCGTTTCATATGATTATCTCTCCTGTAGTGTCAGCATCAATGTATACTTGATTGAATGTTATTCCTAGTGTAACCTATCGGATATTGTTTCGCTAACTGTTATGATAGGACGATGGGAGCTATGAAGGAAATGATTTA is part of the Paenibacillus sp. FSL M7-0420 genome and harbors:
- a CDS encoding response regulator transcription factor produces the protein MKRITILIADDDPEIADLIGLHLDKEGYHPIKVTNGPAAVQVIQSRHIDLAILDIMMPGLDGYEVTRQIREQHGLPIIFVSAKTSDLDKITGLVIGADDYMTKPFNPMELVARVNAQLRRSMKLNQPVTEQKAVVEAGGLIVDPDRRSVTLYGHPVELTPKEFDILYLLASYPKKVFSAEHLFQQIWGEAYYEGGNTVMVHIRTLRKKLGDDQNKNTWIKTIWGVGYTFNG
- a CDS encoding sensor histidine kinase; the encoded protein is MAKLVRSFRFKMISLLVLSMICSGAITFVLYKSLQMYYTSQVKYEDKLTRFRYLIADFGDLNFFLIFFIPLALLFFFLFTKPYARYFKEISHHIRLLANGDFKSRIQIHSNDEFEDIAADLNQAKDKLEEAVERGDFAENSKDKLVLNLAHDLRTPLTSVLGYLDLVLKDGELTAEQVKHYTTIAYTKSQRLEKLIDELFEITRMNYGMLTVEQRPLDLSELLVQLNEELYPLLENNGLTARMEITPQLKITGDGELLARVFENLLTNAVRYGKDGRYVDVRCYPEGETIVVQVMNYGDRIPAEDLPFLFDMFYTGDRARTHQEGSTGLGLFIAKNIVEQHQGTISVQSDTIRTLFEVRLPGVIQ